The following are from one region of the Macaca thibetana thibetana isolate TM-01 chromosome 2, ASM2454274v1, whole genome shotgun sequence genome:
- the SMCO1 gene encoding single-pass membrane and coiled-coil domain-containing protein 1 isoform X1, translating to MLVPQHPLMVTAVQSYSNLHFGLQNSAFHSHQRCQSYRKTFITVVDHKLQALEAQFRELDFTKDNLMQKFEHHSKTLASQAAQDEMWTAVRALEFTSMELNILYSYVIEVLTCLHTRVLEKLPDLVRGLPTLASVLRRKVKNERIRVVWDSVLEECGLQEGDVTALCTFFIAHGNKAEHYTDKARQMYLRDITLLITNMVKNQALQDSLLRAVQVIEKGKAVRTPEEQKSPLKESIPSVKN from the exons ATGCTGGTGCCACAGCACCCTCTGATGGTCACGGCTGTTCAGAGCTACTCAAATCTTCATTTTGGGTTACAAAACTCAGCATTTCATTCACATCAAAGATGCCAATCATACAGGAAAACTTTTATTACAGT AGTAGACCACAAACTCCAAGCGTTAGAAGCACAGTTCAGAGAACTAGACTTCACCAAGGATAACCTGATGCAGAAATTCGAGCATCATAGTAAGACTCTGGCAAGCCAAGCAGCCCAAGATGAGATGTGGACAGCAGTTCGGGCACTCGA GTTCACTTCAATGGAATTGAATATTTTATACAGCTACGTCATTGAAGTACTTACCTGCTTGCATACTCGTGTGCTTGAGAAGCTGCCAGACCTGGTGAGAGGTCTTCCAACCTTAGCCTCTGTACTCAGACGAAAAGTTAAGAACGAGCGCATTAGAGTTGTATGGGATTCCGTTCTGGAGGAGTGCGGGCTACAAGAAGGAGACGTCACAGCACTTTGTACCTTCTTTATTGCACACGGTAACAAGGCAGAACACTATACTGACAAAGCGAGGCAGATGTACCTCAGGGACATCACGCTCCTGATTACTAACATGGTAAAGAACCAGGCTCTGCAGGACAGTTTGCTGAGGGCTGTGCAGGTAATTGAGAAGGGGAAAGCAGTCAGGACCCCTGAAGAGCAAAAGTCGCCCCTCAAAGAGTCGATACCATCCGTCAAAAACTAA
- the SMCO1 gene encoding single-pass membrane and coiled-coil domain-containing protein 1 isoform X2, producing the protein MNNETTTLISLKEAMKRVDHKLQALEAQFRELDFTKDNLMQKFEHHSKTLASQAAQDEMWTAVRALEFTSMELNILYSYVIEVLTCLHTRVLEKLPDLVRGLPTLASVLRRKVKNERIRVVWDSVLEECGLQEGDVTALCTFFIAHGNKAEHYTDKARQMYLRDITLLITNMVKNQALQDSLLRAVQVIEKGKAVRTPEEQKSPLKESIPSVKN; encoded by the exons ATGAACAATGAAACCACAACCCTGATATCCTTGAAGGAGGCAATGAAAAG AGTAGACCACAAACTCCAAGCGTTAGAAGCACAGTTCAGAGAACTAGACTTCACCAAGGATAACCTGATGCAGAAATTCGAGCATCATAGTAAGACTCTGGCAAGCCAAGCAGCCCAAGATGAGATGTGGACAGCAGTTCGGGCACTCGA GTTCACTTCAATGGAATTGAATATTTTATACAGCTACGTCATTGAAGTACTTACCTGCTTGCATACTCGTGTGCTTGAGAAGCTGCCAGACCTGGTGAGAGGTCTTCCAACCTTAGCCTCTGTACTCAGACGAAAAGTTAAGAACGAGCGCATTAGAGTTGTATGGGATTCCGTTCTGGAGGAGTGCGGGCTACAAGAAGGAGACGTCACAGCACTTTGTACCTTCTTTATTGCACACGGTAACAAGGCAGAACACTATACTGACAAAGCGAGGCAGATGTACCTCAGGGACATCACGCTCCTGATTACTAACATGGTAAAGAACCAGGCTCTGCAGGACAGTTTGCTGAGGGCTGTGCAGGTAATTGAGAAGGGGAAAGCAGTCAGGACCCCTGAAGAGCAAAAGTCGCCCCTCAAAGAGTCGATACCATCCGTCAAAAACTAA
- the SMCO1 gene encoding single-pass membrane and coiled-coil domain-containing protein 1 isoform X3 — protein sequence MQKFEHHSKTLASQAAQDEMWTAVRALEFTSMELNILYSYVIEVLTCLHTRVLEKLPDLVRGLPTLASVLRRKVKNERIRVVWDSVLEECGLQEGDVTALCTFFIAHGNKAEHYTDKARQMYLRDITLLITNMVKNQALQDSLLRAVQVIEKGKAVRTPEEQKSPLKESIPSVKN from the exons ATGCAGAAATTCGAGCATCATAGTAAGACTCTGGCAAGCCAAGCAGCCCAAGATGAGATGTGGACAGCAGTTCGGGCACTCGA GTTCACTTCAATGGAATTGAATATTTTATACAGCTACGTCATTGAAGTACTTACCTGCTTGCATACTCGTGTGCTTGAGAAGCTGCCAGACCTGGTGAGAGGTCTTCCAACCTTAGCCTCTGTACTCAGACGAAAAGTTAAGAACGAGCGCATTAGAGTTGTATGGGATTCCGTTCTGGAGGAGTGCGGGCTACAAGAAGGAGACGTCACAGCACTTTGTACCTTCTTTATTGCACACGGTAACAAGGCAGAACACTATACTGACAAAGCGAGGCAGATGTACCTCAGGGACATCACGCTCCTGATTACTAACATGGTAAAGAACCAGGCTCTGCAGGACAGTTTGCTGAGGGCTGTGCAGGTAATTGAGAAGGGGAAAGCAGTCAGGACCCCTGAAGAGCAAAAGTCGCCCCTCAAAGAGTCGATACCATCCGTCAAAAACTAA
- the WDR53 gene encoding WD repeat-containing protein 53 isoform X2: MLWSLQKARPLWITNLQEDETEEMEGPQSPGQLLNPALAHCISVASCGNIFSCGAEDGKVRIFRVMGVKCEQELGFKGHTLGVSQVCFLPESYLLLTGGNDGKIMLWDANSEVEKKQKSPTKRTHRKKPKRGTCTKQGGNTDASVTDEEEHGNILPKLNIEHGEKVNWLLGTKIKGHQNILVADQTSCISVYPLNEF; encoded by the coding sequence ATGCTGTGGAGTCTTCAAAAAGCCCGACCACTCTGGATTACAAATTTACAGGAGgatgaaacagaagaaatggaAGGCCCACAGTCACCTGGTCAGCTCTTAAACCCTGCCCTAGCCCACTGTATCTCTGTGGCTTCATGTGGTAATATTTTTAGTTGTGGTGCAGAAGATGGTAAGGTTCGAATCTTTCGGGTGATGGGAGTTAAGTGTGAACAGGAACTGGGATTTAAGGGCCACACTTTAGGGGTATCCCAGGTCTGCTTTCTCCCAGAATCCTATTTGCTGCTTACTGGAGGGAATGATGGGAAGATCATGTTGTGGGATGCAAACAGTGAAGttgagaagaaacagaagagtcCTACAAAACGTACCCACAGGAAGAAACCTAAAAGAGGAACTTGCACCAAGCAGGGTGGAAATACTGACGCTTCAGTAACGGATGAGGAAGAACATGGCAACATTTTACCAAAGCTAAATATTGAACATGGAGAAAAAGTGAATTGGCTCTTGGGTACAAAAATAAAGGGACACCAAAATATATTAGTAGCTGATCAAACTAGTTGTATATCTGTATATCccttaaatgaattttaa